The sequence AGAGAAGTGGCATTTTACAATCTACATCAAAACGTGTAAGAATGATTTTCTCTGTTATGGCAAGTCCAAACAGAATCGATATCCTTAGAATCTTAAATTCTAAAGGTCCTTTAACTTATTCTGAATTAAAATCCCTTGCAGGATTCAAGTCAAAAAAAGAAAGTGGAAAATTTGCATACCACTTGAGAAAATTACTTAGACAATCTCTTGTTGCACTTAACAAATCTGAAAGACGATACACTATTACAAATCTTGGAAAGCTAGTTTTGAGTTTGGCAAGACAAATTGAAGAAAGATCAATTATTGAAAGTGGAAAAATGTACGTTAGAACATCTCACCAATCAATTGAGGAATTCAATTCACATAAAATTATTCAATCTCTGGTTCGTGAAGGAAGTCTTCCATTGGAACTTGCACAAAAAATTACTGAAGAAGTTGAAAATAGAATTTACAAATACCAGACCACCTATCTGACTGGCTCACTAATCAGAGAAATGGTAAACTCTGTCCTTCTAGAGCATGGTCATGAGGAATATAGGAATAAACTTGCACGCCTAGGCCTTCCTGTTTATGACGTTCAGGAGATGATCTCCAATCTAGACAATGTAGATAATGGCGCTGAAGGTCTTCTTTTTAACACAGGACAGAGGGTATTTGCTGAACATCTATTAACTAACATCTTACCAAAAGATGTGGCAGATTCACATCTTTCTGGAGACTTGCATATTACTAATCCTGGAATTTGGTCTATGATTCCTGATACCATATTTGTTAATATCAAGGAATTAATCGAAGATGGAATTAATCTTGGTGGAAAATATCTTGATGTATCTAGAATTCCTGCATCAAAACAACTTGATGACATTACAAGTTCACTATCAATTGTAATTGCACTCTTGTCAAAGGAGGCTTCACAAGAAGTTGTAATTGATGGATTAGTGCAATTATTTACAAAACATTCAAAGTCCATTCCAGAACTTGAACAAAAACTCACTGATGCATTTGCAACTGCATCTACAACTGCAAAATATAACAAAACAAGTACAAAGGTATCAATTAGATTACAATTAGGAACTGATACAAAGATAATTAATTCAATTATTAATGCATACAAGAATTACACAAAGATTACTCCAATTCCAAAAATTGGTTTGATAATAGATGTTGACAAAGGAAAAATTACTGATGTTTCAGAATCAATAGCTGAAATAATTTCTATTGGCGGACACGTAATGTTTGCTAAAGGTCAAACTTCTAGTTCTGGTGTTACAAATGGATCTACAAAAACCACAGCTCCCCTTTCAATAAATTTGGAATCTGTTTCAATTAATCTTCCAAGACTTGCATTTGAATCAAACAAAGATGAAACTTACTTTAGAGCAAGACTTGCATTACTAATGAAACCAGCATTGTCATCTATGGCATTAAGAAAGAAAGAGATCTCAGATCTTACTAGACGAGGACTAAACCCAATTCTTGCCAAGAACACACAATACATGCAACGTAGTTCTGTTTCACTTGTTGTAAACTTGGTAGGACTCAAAGAATCTGTCTTTAACATACTTGGATTCCAAGACAATAAAGAAGGACGCGATATTCTTCATAAGGTAATTCAAACAGCAGTTGATGTTGGAGCCAAAAAAGGTAAAGAATTAGGTGATACGGTTGCAATATGTATGACTGAAACTGAGGCATCTGCTCGTTTTGCTACTCTGGATGGCGAAAAATATGGCAAAAACTCTGCCTTAAATTCAATGGAGGGTGACTCTTATTCACAGGGAATAGTAATTAACGCCTCTGAAATTGCCAGTTTTACTAACAAAAGTGACCCTATAGTAGAATCAAACAAGCTCTCAAAAATCCTCACTGGAGGATTACTAGTCACATTACAAATTGACAAGAATGCAAAGGTAAATGAAATCAAAAAATCACTTGAAAAAGCATCGGAACTTACGACTTCTTTCAAGCCTGTGAGAAAAATTGCAATTTGTGGTGAGTGTGGATTTAAGGATGAACCCTTTGAGGACAAATGTCCAAAGTGTAAATCCCCATACGTTGTCTGATATTCGTATGTGAAAAACTAGTTACGATCATTTTTTAAAATTTTTTGATCAGAATCAGATGAGCGATCTTCATCATTACTATCAAAGTTATGCCAGTATGAAATTCATAGTAGCGGTGTTAAAAAAATTGACTCATTAACGGGACAAGATCAAAACTTTTCGAGCACATAAGTTATATCCACATTGGTTCTAACTCTTGCAGGAAGAAAAATAAGTAGTTACGTGTTTAAATGATTGATAATTAAAATCGCTAGCAAGTAAGAGTCGATCCATACAGACGAACTGCTTACTTCCTATTGTTATCTAAAATAAGCTTGCTTTAACCTTATCTGCGTGATTAAAATTCACAAATTATGTTTTTCTTGTTTAGCATGATCATTTTTCTCAATAATTAAAGCATAATAATAAATACTCTGTACGATCATCGCATGAATTTATGAATGTCTTTCTTTTGACCCCACTCCAATGGGCATTGTACCGTTGTCAATTTTATTAAATCAAAATTTTGAGAAAACCGGACAAATAGTTTATACCATCTACCATTCTAACCACGGAGGGGAGATTATAATGGACAATTCACAAATTGAAAATACGATCAATGAGATCCGTAAGCGCAGTGGCGCAGTCACGGCTTTCAATCAAAATAAAATTTCAAATGCCATATTTCGGGCATTGGCCGCCACCTCTAAAGCCGATCGTGGTCTGGCCGATCAACTAGCAGAGAATGTAGTTAACAAACTAGTTGAACAAGGATTTACAAGTACTAGAACACCGACTGTTGAGGATATTCAAGATATTGTAGAATCAACTCTAATTGATAGCGGAAATAGCGATATTGCCAAAGCATACATCGTTTACAGACATGAGAGAAGAAAACTAAGAGAAGAGAAAATGAAGGTCTTGAATCTAAAGGCTCTTGATCCAGTTTCCAAAAAGTTTGATCTGAATTGTCTTAGAGTCTTGGCATCAAGATATCTTTTCCGAAATTCTAAAAACGAGATCATTGAATCTCCAACTCAAATGTTTGAGCGTGTAGCAATTCTGGTAGGAATTGGAGATATTCTATATGATTCACAAATCTTTGACAAATCAGGAAATATCAAACAAGATGTAGAAGAAGCAAAATCATATCTTGAAAAACTAGATGCCTTTGATTATAAATTCAAAGTAGGAGATTATTTCTTCAACAAATGGCATTTCAGATCCTTAATCAATCACTACGTGAGTCTTGCAAACAAAGGTCAAATGAAGATAAGCTTCAAAGATCTTTTAACATTACTTGCAGCAAAGAAACTAGATAATTATGCAGACAAAATCACAGAATACTTTGAACTAATGACTGCACAAGACTTTCTACCAAATTCACCAACCATGATGAATGCAGGTGGAAGATTGGGACAACTATCTGCATGCTTTGTACTTGGAATGGAAGATGGAATGGAACAAATCATGAAATCTACCTCTGATGCAGCATTAATCTTCAAGTCTGGTGGTGGTGTTGGAATCAACTATTCTGATCTTCGTGAAGAAGGTGATATTGTAGCATCCACTTCAGGCGTTGCATCTGGACCTGTATCTTTCATGAATATTATCAATACCGTCACTGAAGTAGTCAAACAAGGAGGAAAAAGGCGTGGTGCAAACATGGGTATTATTGAAGCATGGCATCCTGATGTTGAAAAATTCATCACAAACAAAACAGAACCAGGAGTTTTAGAAAACTTTAACGTAAGCGTTGGTATCTGGGAGGACTTTTGGCATGCCTTGGTAAATACTTCTGATGGTAACTATATCTTACGTAGTCCACGTGATAAAAAACCAGTTAAAGAAATCAATGCGCATCAACTAATTGATCTGATTGCACTTTCTGCATGGAAGAGCGCAGAACCTGGATTGATCTTCTTTGATCAAATTAACAAATACAATGTATTTGCAAAAGCAAGAAAAGCACCACTTAGAGCAACAAATCCGTGTGGTGAACAAAGTCTTTATCCATACGAATCATGTAATCTAGGTTCTATCAATTTAGTAAATCTTGTAAAGAGACAAGCAGATGGAACTTATGAATTTGATTGGCAAAGATATGAGGAAACAATCAGAAAGACAACAAGATTCTTGGATAACATCATTGATGTCAATACATATCCGGTACCGGAAATTAGTGTAGCATCAAAAGAGTCTAGACGTATTGGACTTGGAGTGATGGGCGTAGCTGATCTGTTGTACAAACTAAAAATCCCATACAATTCTCGAGAAGGATATGAACTACAATCAAAACTATCTGAAGCCCTGTCATACTATTCAATGGAAGAAAGTGTTGCACTTGCTAAATCTCGTGGTGAGTTCCCACTCTGTTCTAAAACAGAATATCCAGAAGGAAAGATTCCTATTTCAGGATATTATGAGAGACCAAAAGAATCTCACTCTTGTGATTGGGATCCACTAATTGATAAAATCAAAAAACATGGTATCAGAAATGTCTTGACTACTACAGTAGCTCCAACTGGCACACTCTCCATGATTGCAGACTGTTCTAATGGAATGGAACCTGCATTTGCTCTTGTATTTGAGAAAAGAGTAACTGTTGGAAGATTCTTCTATACCAATAAGATAGTTGAAGAAGCACTCAAAGAACATGGCCTTTACAATGATGAAATCCTTGAAAAGATTGCAGACAATTACGGTTCATTGAAAGGAATTCCTGAAATTCCACAATGGATGCAGGATGTCTATGTTACAGCAATGGATATTCATTGGGCTGATCATCTTATGGCTCAAGGTGTATGGCAAGACTGGATTGGAAATGCAATTGCAAAAACAATCAACATGCCATATGACGTGACTGCAGAAGACGTAAAGTGTGCATATCTTCTAGCACATGAACTTGGACTAAAAGGAATGACAGTTTATCGTGATGGCTCTAGACACAAACAAGTTCTTCATATGACTAGTGAAAATGCTCAGAAGATATTTGATGTACCACCAAGTGATTACATGACTGCTTTTGTGAAAGAAAACATCACAAATCCATACATCAAGTCTCAAGTAAATGCCGCACTTGCATTAAAGATTCATGACGAAGAAATCAAGATTGAACCTCAAAAACAAGAAGAGGTTTCAGAAGATCGTCTATGCCCAACATGCAAAAACAATCTTGTATTCGTAGAGGGTTGTAGTATTTGCATTGAGTGCGGATACAGTGGTTGTACTTCTGGATAAATCACAGAATCACAACTTTTTTACTTCCTTTTCATTTTGAATCAATGTGGACAAGAAGATCCTAGGAATAATTGTAGGTATAGTAATTATTGCGATAGTGTCCACAGTTTTAGCCATACCCAATTCAGAAATTATTACTCAAACTAATGAAAAAATTGGTCTAGTGATTAATTCTCCTAGTCAATCTGTTACTTTACAAAACTTGGATGAAATTTATTCCGAAGCCGCCAGCTCTGGTATTGGAAGAAGTAATGTCTATCTCTTTTGGAATTTAGTTGAACCTGTTCGTGGTGAATTTGATTGGCAACAATCAGACGTATTGATGAGTTTTAATAAAAAAAATAATCTCAAAGTTACACTTTACTTTTCTATAATAAATGGCGAAACACTTGGACCTTTCCCAAGTTGGATTGGTAAACCTCCAATAATCTCCATTGGAGAAGATAGAATGGTTAGCGTCCTTGATGCAATATTATCAAGATATGACATCATAGACACAGTTATTCTTGCAGGAGAAACAGAATCTCAATTCAGATTCAATGAGCAAAATATTCCCGTATACAAGGATCTATTCAATGGAGTTTATGAAAAAACCAAAGAAAAACATCCTGATGTAAAAATAGGAAATGCATTTGCATTACACCACGTAATTAACAAAAATCTACGATATATTGTGACTGATTTAGCCGTTGGTGATTTCATTGCTTTTTCTTATTCACCAGTTGACACACTAAATGATATTGTCAAAACACCAGAACAGGCAATTGAAGATTTAGAGCAAGTGTTTGATTTAGCTGGAGATAAGAAAGTAGGAATTTTTGAACTTAGCTGGAGTACTTCTGATTTTGTTGGAGGCAGTGATTCTTCACAAACAGAATTTATGCAAAAATCCTTTGATTTTTACACTGCAAATGAATCTGAATTAGAATTTTTTACTTGGTACAGACAATATGACAAACCTGAAGGAACATGCGCATTTGAAGAACAGGAAGTTGGTGAGGATACACTTACTGTTGGAGGTTCTGGTTTTGGAAGTAGTGAGCATGTAATTGAGAGACTAAATCAGTATGTATGTAGTGCAGGATTGATCAACAGTGATGGTACTCCAAAATCTAGTTGGATTGAATTTAAAAAACAAGTTAAAATGACTAACTAAAATGATCTCTTTAATTTTATCTGAATCATCATTAGAAATTGTTCCATTTGAGCTACAAGATCATCCATCCATAATTTTTCATGCAAGAAAACTTGGAAAACATTCCTCTGAAATCTTACTTGATAATTCTTGGCATTTTGCAGCTATGAAAGGAATTAAAAATGAATTGAAAAGAGGAAGACCGGATTTAGTACATTTTTCAATACTTGAAGCTACCACAATTCCATTATATCTTAAAAATAAAATAAAAATTTACATACACACACTTGATGATAAAGTAATTTACTTTGGTCAAAATGTCCGTGTGCCAAAGTCATATCATAGATTTGAGGGAGTGATTGAAAAACTGTACAAAGAAAAAAAAATTATAGCAAATAATGAAACATTACTGGAAATCAAAGAAAAAACATTTTCAGAACTACTTGATGAAATAAATCCATCAAAAGTAATTGGTTTTTCAACAAAAGGTAAACCAAGCTCATATGAAAAAATTGCTGCAGAAATTTCAAATAATGACTGTATTGTAATTGGTGGATTTCAAAAAGGACATTTTTCAGATTCTGTTGAAAACAAAATAACTGATCTATATTCTATTGGTGATGAATCATTTGAAGGTCATGTTGTAGTTGCTAGACTACTCTATGAGTGTGAAAAAACCATTTTTATGTAGGAACTGAAATTTGCATTCTGTTGCAGTCATAGTATAGCCTGGTTAGTATTCGGGGTTTCCAACCCTGTGACGCGGGTTCGAATCCCGCTGACTGCATCTCATTCATTATAATAATAACTAATTTTTAGGTCCAGTTTTAGAAATTATTGTGAAGTCTGCAGTAAGAAAAATTGCAATAGAGCGAATGCAAATTTTAATTGAAAAAGCAATACTTAATGCAAAAATTAACCCTGAACTTTCTCAGCGTCAGGCTTTTCTTGCTAGAAGAATTAGTACAAGACACAAAATTAGGATGCCTTATGATCTTAGGATGGTTTTCTGTAAAAAATGCAAGTCATTTATTGCGCCTGGATTAAATTCTAGAATTCGTATAGGCAGAACATCTGTCAAATCAATCAGAATTTCTTGTAACTTGTGTGGACATACTTATCGTAAAATTATACCCCCATCCACTACAATTAAAAAAAATAGTACTTGATACAAAAATTGAACTATAGGAAAAGTTGAGTATTGATCTATGTATTTTAGGCTATATTATATTTGATAATCTAGTGACAATACCTCAATGATTTATAAGACGATTATCGATTTTTTCACTTTATGGCAAAGGTATACGATGTCCCAGCAGATGTTTTGATAAAAAGACTAGCAGATATTCTAAAGAATGAAGATATTCCTGCACCTTCTTGGATTCCCTTTGTCAAAACTGGAGCTCATGCAGATAAACCTCCACAAGAACGAGACTGGTGGTATACTAGATGCGCATCAATTATGAGAAAAATATACTTTCATGGTCCAATTGGAATTAACGAATTAAGAAAAGATTATGGTGGAGGTAAACCCTCTGGATATGGAGCTGCTCATCACAAAGATGCTGGTGGCGCAATAATTCGCAATGCAATTCAAGGATTAGAAAAACTTGGTTATTTGGAAAAAGTT comes from Nitrosopumilus sp. and encodes:
- the nrdD gene encoding anaerobic ribonucleoside-triphosphate reductase, whose translation is MKMSDEDLELDLDADLDDDDDLELDSDSSPKRSGILQSTSKRVRMIFSVMASPNRIDILRILNSKGPLTYSELKSLAGFKSKKESGKFAYHLRKLLRQSLVALNKSERRYTITNLGKLVLSLARQIEERSIIESGKMYVRTSHQSIEEFNSHKIIQSLVREGSLPLELAQKITEEVENRIYKYQTTYLTGSLIREMVNSVLLEHGHEEYRNKLARLGLPVYDVQEMISNLDNVDNGAEGLLFNTGQRVFAEHLLTNILPKDVADSHLSGDLHITNPGIWSMIPDTIFVNIKELIEDGINLGGKYLDVSRIPASKQLDDITSSLSIVIALLSKEASQEVVIDGLVQLFTKHSKSIPELEQKLTDAFATASTTAKYNKTSTKVSIRLQLGTDTKIINSIINAYKNYTKITPIPKIGLIIDVDKGKITDVSESIAEIISIGGHVMFAKGQTSSSGVTNGSTKTTAPLSINLESVSINLPRLAFESNKDETYFRARLALLMKPALSSMALRKKEISDLTRRGLNPILAKNTQYMQRSSVSLVVNLVGLKESVFNILGFQDNKEGRDILHKVIQTAVDVGAKKGKELGDTVAICMTETEASARFATLDGEKYGKNSALNSMEGDSYSQGIVINASEIASFTNKSDPIVESNKLSKILTGGLLVTLQIDKNAKVNEIKKSLEKASELTTSFKPVRKIAICGECGFKDEPFEDKCPKCKSPYVV
- a CDS encoding adenosylcobalamin-dependent ribonucleoside-diphosphate reductase; translation: MDNSQIENTINEIRKRSGAVTAFNQNKISNAIFRALAATSKADRGLADQLAENVVNKLVEQGFTSTRTPTVEDIQDIVESTLIDSGNSDIAKAYIVYRHERRKLREEKMKVLNLKALDPVSKKFDLNCLRVLASRYLFRNSKNEIIESPTQMFERVAILVGIGDILYDSQIFDKSGNIKQDVEEAKSYLEKLDAFDYKFKVGDYFFNKWHFRSLINHYVSLANKGQMKISFKDLLTLLAAKKLDNYADKITEYFELMTAQDFLPNSPTMMNAGGRLGQLSACFVLGMEDGMEQIMKSTSDAALIFKSGGGVGINYSDLREEGDIVASTSGVASGPVSFMNIINTVTEVVKQGGKRRGANMGIIEAWHPDVEKFITNKTEPGVLENFNVSVGIWEDFWHALVNTSDGNYILRSPRDKKPVKEINAHQLIDLIALSAWKSAEPGLIFFDQINKYNVFAKARKAPLRATNPCGEQSLYPYESCNLGSINLVNLVKRQADGTYEFDWQRYEETIRKTTRFLDNIIDVNTYPVPEISVASKESRRIGLGVMGVADLLYKLKIPYNSREGYELQSKLSEALSYYSMEESVALAKSRGEFPLCSKTEYPEGKIPISGYYERPKESHSCDWDPLIDKIKKHGIRNVLTTTVAPTGTLSMIADCSNGMEPAFALVFEKRVTVGRFFYTNKIVEEALKEHGLYNDEILEKIADNYGSLKGIPEIPQWMQDVYVTAMDIHWADHLMAQGVWQDWIGNAIAKTINMPYDVTAEDVKCAYLLAHELGLKGMTVYRDGSRHKQVLHMTSENAQKIFDVPPSDYMTAFVKENITNPYIKSQVNAALALKIHDEEIKIEPQKQEEVSEDRLCPTCKNNLVFVEGCSICIECGYSGCTSG
- a CDS encoding ribosome biogenesis protein, which produces MISLILSESSLEIVPFELQDHPSIIFHARKLGKHSSEILLDNSWHFAAMKGIKNELKRGRPDLVHFSILEATTIPLYLKNKIKIYIHTLDDKVIYFGQNVRVPKSYHRFEGVIEKLYKEKKIIANNETLLEIKEKTFSELLDEINPSKVIGFSTKGKPSSYEKIAAEISNNDCIVIGGFQKGHFSDSVENKITDLYSIGDESFEGHVVVARLLYECEKTIFM
- a CDS encoding RNase P subunit produces the protein MKSAVRKIAIERMQILIEKAILNAKINPELSQRQAFLARRISTRHKIRMPYDLRMVFCKKCKSFIAPGLNSRIRIGRTSVKSIRISCNLCGHTYRKIIPPSTTIKKNST
- a CDS encoding 30S ribosomal protein S19e, which gives rise to MAKVYDVPADVLIKRLADILKNEDIPAPSWIPFVKTGAHADKPPQERDWWYTRCASIMRKIYFHGPIGINELRKDYGGGKPSGYGAAHHKDAGGAIIRNAIQGLEKLGYLEKVEKKGRIISKNGMQKLDRLSTEILKELIVENPQLKVYT